One part of the Musa acuminata AAA Group cultivar baxijiao chromosome BXJ1-5, Cavendish_Baxijiao_AAA, whole genome shotgun sequence genome encodes these proteins:
- the LOC135673792 gene encoding uncharacterized protein LOC135673792, which yields MYNNLGNQTGMQGPTTNPPPNPFGNAFYGAGSGLIRGGLGAYGEKFLGSSSEFMQSNISRYFSNPQYYFQVNDQYVRNKLKVILFPFLHRGHWTRITEPVGGRLSYKPPIYDINAPDLYIPFMAFGTYVVIAGFSFGLLGKFTPEVLSLQLTRGLAGWFMQVLLLKGLLYSLGSGEAPLLDMVSYGGYAFTGLSLTMLARLCWSYSYYFLMPWMSLCMGVFLVKTMKRVLFTEMRSYEKHSSRQHYLLLFMAIAQFPLFFWLGKVAAG from the exons ATGTACAATAATTTGGGCAATCAGACTGGGATGCAAGGACCCACGACCAATCCTCCTCCCAATCCATTTGGCAATGCATTCTATGGAGCTGGATCTGGACTTATTCGAGGTGGCCTTGGGGCATATGGAGAGAAATTCTTGGGCTCAAGTTCTGAATTCATGCAAAGTAAT ATAAGCAGGTATTTCTCCAACCCTCAATATTATTTTCAAGTGAATGACCAATATGTGAGGAACAAATTGAAGGTCATATTGTTTCCATTCCTACACAGG GGCCACTGGACTAGAATAACCGAGCCAGTTGGAGGCAGGCTGTCTTACAAACCCCCAATATATGACATAAATGCCCCTGATCTATACATTCCTTTTATGGCATTTGGAACCTACGTTGTTATAGCAGGCTTTTCGTTTGGTCTTCTTGGAAA ATTTACTCCAGAAGTTTTGAGCTTGCAGTTAACAAGGGGACTTGCCGGCTGGTTTATGCAGGTTCTTCTATTGAAGGGATTGTTATATTCGTTAGGAAGTGGGGAAGCGCCACTTCTTGATATGGTGTCATATGGTGGGTATGCTTTTACGGGGTTGTCCTTGACTATGTTGGCAAGGCTTTGCTGGAGTTACTCATACTATTTCCTAATGCCGTGGATGAGTTTGTGTATGGGGGTGTTTTTAGTGAAGACCATGAAGAGGGTACTTTTCACAGAGATGAGGAGCTATGAAAAGCATTCCAGCCGGCAACACTATCTACTACTCTTCATGGCGATTGCTCAGTTCCCTCTATTCTTCTGGCTCGGCAAAGTAGCAGCAGGATAG
- the LOC135673793 gene encoding uncharacterized protein C6C3.02c-like: MPRRSSGRPAPRAAPRPAPVRNPPQPVHQAPAPAPAQGGGSLLGGIGSTIAQGMAFGTGSAVAHRAVDAVLGPRTIQHETVVSEAPAAAAAPVSNAIGTDACGIHSKAFQDCINNYGTDISKCQFYLDMLNECRRGSGAGLGA; the protein is encoded by the exons ATGCCTCGCCGAAGCTCCG GTCGTCCAGCCCCACGTGCTGCTCCTCGTCCTGCTCCAGTGAGGAACCCTCCTCAACCTG TACATCAGGCACCAGCTCCAGCTCCTGCTCAGGGTGGTGGATCTCTCCTAGGAGGAATTGGATCCACAATTGCTCAAG GCATGGCTTTCGGCACGGGCAGTGCTGTTGCTCACAGAGCTGTCGATGCTGTTCTGGGGCCTCGCACCATACAGCATGAGACCGTGGTATCTGaagctcctgctgctgctgctgccccaGTGAGCAATGCTATTGGCACAGATGCATGTGGCATCCACTCTAAGGCTTTCCAGGAT TGCATCAACAATTATGGTACCGACATCAGCAAGTGCCAGTTCTATTTGGACATGCTAAATGAGTGCCGTCGAGGTTCTGGCGCTGGGCTGGGTGCCTGA
- the LOC135673794 gene encoding uncharacterized protein LOC135673794 isoform X2 has translation MVAVMVMPAGSRLRVHSGASAVPSSAGSGRGGGGRGVPEIDGGDQVSSWSSSPSPLFLRWPARITSASNPFVKHCVKLRLSSSYRRSCGSALVVGRTPILEICRFQQLKGDDESMVDCLLLLDGADTLGGFHHFSAPVVHVSPIVMKKVSGMQSIDSIEAIALMRLPGTFLNLEENDEICQRWFPSSHRLLVLDGIQDPGNLGTLIRSAMAFKWDGAFLLPNCCDPLNEKALRASRGASFQLPVVSGTWSHLMTLKTKNKMKMLAGHPGSSADGSNTTRSLSHELAESLAGEPLCLVLGSEGHGLSKQTVQACKLVSIPMAGGFESLNVSVAGGIFLFMLQPETRRYV, from the exons ATGGTGGCTGTGATGGTGATGCCGGCCGGCTCGCGGCTTCGTGTCCACTCCGGCGCGTCGGCTGTTCCTTCCTCTGCTGGCAGCGGACGAGGAGGTGGGGGAAGAGGAGTACCTGAGATCGATGGCGGCGATCAAGTCTCATCGTGGTCTTCGTCTCCTTCTCCTCTGTTCCTGCGGTGGCCTGCGAGGATAACGAGCGCGTCCAACCCATTCGTCAAGCACTGCGTCAAGCTCCGGCTCAGCTCCTCCTACCGTCGGTCCTGCGGCTCCGCCCTTGTTGTGGGCCGTACCCCCATCTT GGAGATATGCAGGTTTCAGCAATTGAAAGGGGATGATGAGTCTATGGTGGATTGCTTGCTTTTGCTAGATGGCGCAGACACTCTTGGAGGATTCCATCATTTCTCTGCTCCTGTCGTGCATGTGAGCCCTATTGTGATGAAGAAAGTCTCTGGTATGCAGTCAATTGATTCCATTGAAGCTATTGCCCTTATGAGGCTCCCTGGAACTTTCTTAAACCTTGAGGAGAATGATGAAATTTGTCAACGTTGGTTCCCTTCATCTCACCGGCTATTGGTGCTTGACGGGATCCAG GACCCTGGTAACCTTGGCACTCTGATAAGATCAGCTATGGCTTTCAAATGG GATGGTGCCTTTCTGCTTCCTAACTGCTGTGATCCTTTAAATGAGAAGGCACTTCGAGCATCTCGTGGAGCTTCCTTTCAGCTCCCTGTGGTTTCTGGTACGTGGTCTCATCTAATGACCTTAAAGACTAAGAATAAGATGAAGATGTTGGCAGGTCATCCAGGGAGTAGCGCTGATGGATCCAATACGACTCGTTCATTGTCTCATGAACTTGCAGAGTCATTGGCAGGTGAGCCTCTTTGCTTGGTATTAGGTAGTGAGGGACATGGATTGTCAAAGCAAACTGTGCAGGCCTGCAAGCTAGTAAGCATTCCTATGGCTGGTGGTTTCGAGTCCCTTAATGTTTCAGTTGCTGGAGGAATATTCTTATTTATGTTACAACCTGAAACCCGTAGATACGTATGA
- the LOC135673794 gene encoding uncharacterized protein LOC135673794 isoform X1: MMDREVDMGTRSIKIWRLYGPTQILYCSLLVSCFLTVVEEEEEEEEQKMVAVMVMPAGSRLRVHSGASAVPSSAGSGRGGGGRGVPEIDGGDQVSSWSSSPSPLFLRWPARITSASNPFVKHCVKLRLSSSYRRSCGSALVVGRTPILEICRFQQLKGDDESMVDCLLLLDGADTLGGFHHFSAPVVHVSPIVMKKVSGMQSIDSIEAIALMRLPGTFLNLEENDEICQRWFPSSHRLLVLDGIQDPGNLGTLIRSAMAFKWDGAFLLPNCCDPLNEKALRASRGASFQLPVVSGTWSHLMTLKTKNKMKMLAGHPGSSADGSNTTRSLSHELAESLAGEPLCLVLGSEGHGLSKQTVQACKLVSIPMAGGFESLNVSVAGGIFLFMLQPETRRYV, from the exons ATGATGGATAGAGAAGTGGATATGGGAACAAGGTCCATCAAAATATGGCGCTTATATGGCCCAACCCAAATTTTGTACTGCTCGTTACTTGTATCGTGTTTTCTCAccgtagtagaagaagaagaagaagaagaagaacagaagATGGTGGCTGTGATGGTGATGCCGGCCGGCTCGCGGCTTCGTGTCCACTCCGGCGCGTCGGCTGTTCCTTCCTCTGCTGGCAGCGGACGAGGAGGTGGGGGAAGAGGAGTACCTGAGATCGATGGCGGCGATCAAGTCTCATCGTGGTCTTCGTCTCCTTCTCCTCTGTTCCTGCGGTGGCCTGCGAGGATAACGAGCGCGTCCAACCCATTCGTCAAGCACTGCGTCAAGCTCCGGCTCAGCTCCTCCTACCGTCGGTCCTGCGGCTCCGCCCTTGTTGTGGGCCGTACCCCCATCTT GGAGATATGCAGGTTTCAGCAATTGAAAGGGGATGATGAGTCTATGGTGGATTGCTTGCTTTTGCTAGATGGCGCAGACACTCTTGGAGGATTCCATCATTTCTCTGCTCCTGTCGTGCATGTGAGCCCTATTGTGATGAAGAAAGTCTCTGGTATGCAGTCAATTGATTCCATTGAAGCTATTGCCCTTATGAGGCTCCCTGGAACTTTCTTAAACCTTGAGGAGAATGATGAAATTTGTCAACGTTGGTTCCCTTCATCTCACCGGCTATTGGTGCTTGACGGGATCCAG GACCCTGGTAACCTTGGCACTCTGATAAGATCAGCTATGGCTTTCAAATGG GATGGTGCCTTTCTGCTTCCTAACTGCTGTGATCCTTTAAATGAGAAGGCACTTCGAGCATCTCGTGGAGCTTCCTTTCAGCTCCCTGTGGTTTCTGGTACGTGGTCTCATCTAATGACCTTAAAGACTAAGAATAAGATGAAGATGTTGGCAGGTCATCCAGGGAGTAGCGCTGATGGATCCAATACGACTCGTTCATTGTCTCATGAACTTGCAGAGTCATTGGCAGGTGAGCCTCTTTGCTTGGTATTAGGTAGTGAGGGACATGGATTGTCAAAGCAAACTGTGCAGGCCTGCAAGCTAGTAAGCATTCCTATGGCTGGTGGTTTCGAGTCCCTTAATGTTTCAGTTGCTGGAGGAATATTCTTATTTATGTTACAACCTGAAACCCGTAGATACGTATGA